One Sporomusaceae bacterium FL31 DNA window includes the following coding sequences:
- the ygiF gene encoding inorganic triphosphatase codes for MANHQEIELKLQVIEADKWPEILQWDVFGDAKISGSAKQECLEARYYDTVDGKLRQAGLAYRIRRENEKWVATIKGGGSSEGGLHSRLEVNELVGGPEPDLSVFSGYGILQQALTPDPLHALLITRFTRDVLVIDSHGSTIEVAADRGEIIASDKQSAISEIELELKTGSTAELLLAGAKLAERFALVLEPRSKFARGLMLAGKAVSEEQTEADDSLIGRVYILLNLLYDQWESGLHEQNSQQLAILLELQQALAVSEVYAGFQHKIAGWIHALEQNKPSDFKQAIPLLLKIWAAALQADAS; via the coding sequence GTGGCAAATCATCAGGAAATTGAATTGAAATTACAGGTTATAGAGGCCGACAAGTGGCCGGAAATACTGCAATGGGATGTCTTTGGTGATGCGAAAATTTCTGGATCAGCCAAGCAGGAGTGCTTGGAAGCGCGGTATTATGATACCGTGGATGGCAAGCTGCGTCAGGCTGGCTTGGCCTATCGCATTCGCCGTGAAAATGAAAAGTGGGTTGCCACTATTAAAGGGGGCGGCAGCTCAGAAGGCGGTCTGCATAGCCGGTTGGAGGTTAATGAACTTGTAGGCGGTCCTGAGCCTGATTTAAGTGTTTTCTCCGGGTACGGCATTCTTCAGCAAGCGCTCACTCCGGATCCGCTTCACGCGCTCTTGATTACTCGGTTTACACGCGACGTGCTGGTGATTGACAGCCATGGCAGCACCATTGAAGTGGCCGCCGACCGCGGCGAAATCATTGCTAGTGACAAGCAATCAGCCATCTCGGAAATCGAGCTGGAACTAAAGACAGGCAGTACTGCCGAACTCTTATTGGCAGGAGCTAAGCTGGCTGAACGCTTTGCCCTGGTATTGGAGCCGCGCAGCAAATTTGCGCGAGGATTAATGCTGGCCGGGAAGGCCGTGTCTGAGGAACAAACCGAAGCGGATGACAGTCTAATTGGCCGTGTTTATATCCTGTTAAATTTGCTGTATGATCAGTGGGAAAGCGGCCTGCATGAGCAGAATAGTCAGCAGCTGGCTATTCTTTTGGAACTGCAGCAAGCCCTGGCTGTGAGTGAGGTGTACGCTGGCTTTCAGCACAAAATCGCTGGTTGGATTCACGCTTTAGAGCAAAACAAGCCATCTGATTTCAAGCAAGCTATCCCGCTATTATTAAAGATTTGGGCGGCTGCCTTACAGGCAGATGCCTCCTAG
- the yisU gene encoding putative amino-acid transporter YisU produces the protein MILAFIHGVILALGLILPLGVQNVFVFNQGAVQPTAARVLPAVIAASLCDTLLILLAVGGVSVLVLSIAWVKTGLISVGVVFLLYAGWLTWNTTQKPITDQQDAASWTIKRQIIFAVSVSLLNPHAIMDTIGVIGTSSLSYAGTAKTAFVAACILVSWIWFCFLAIAGKLVRSSDRSGKLIQGINRISAVIMWLSAAYLLLSL, from the coding sequence ATGATTCTTGCATTTATTCATGGTGTTATTTTAGCATTAGGACTCATACTACCGTTAGGAGTTCAGAATGTTTTTGTGTTCAATCAAGGGGCTGTTCAGCCCACGGCAGCCAGAGTGTTACCAGCAGTCATTGCCGCTTCCCTATGTGACACCCTGTTGATTTTACTGGCTGTTGGGGGCGTTTCGGTTCTGGTATTATCTATTGCCTGGGTGAAGACCGGTTTAATCAGTGTTGGAGTGGTTTTTCTGCTTTATGCAGGCTGGCTCACCTGGAATACAACCCAGAAGCCTATTACCGATCAACAGGACGCAGCAAGCTGGACAATCAAGCGGCAGATTATTTTTGCTGTGTCGGTTTCACTCCTTAATCCTCACGCCATTATGGACACCATCGGGGTGATTGGCACCAGTTCACTTTCTTATGCTGGAACAGCGAAAACTGCTTTTGTCGCAGCCTGTATTCTGGTGTCTTGGATCTGGTTTTGCTTCTTGGCTATAGCCGGGAAACTGGTGCGGTCTTCGGATCGCTCAGGCAAACTCATCCAGGGGATTAATCGAATATCGGCAGTCATTATGTGGCTTAGTGCAGCCTATCTGTTGTTAAGCCTATGA
- a CDS encoding pyruvate, phosphate dikinase → MSKYVYLFNEGKAEMRSLLGGKGANLAEMTNIGLPVPPGMTVTTETCREYYRLDRKLPEGLEEEVKRNLAVIEAATGKKFGDAANPLLVSVRSGAVFSMPGMMDTILNLGLNEETAKGLAHNTNNLRFAYDAYRRFIQMFSDVVLEIPKHSFEHLLVEQKEAQGVTYDQELSAESLRIIIDNYKALVQKEIGRPFPENPLEQLFMAVEAVFHSWNNDRAIIYRNLNKIDHELGTAVNIQSMVFGNMGNDCGTGVAFTRNPSTGERVLYGEYLTNAQGEDVVAGIRTPQPIAKLQAEMPEVFEQFAQTAEKLEKHYRNMQDIEFTIEKGKLYMLQTRNGKRTAQAAVKVAHDMFVEGLISQKDAILMVEPGQLDQLLHRQIDSSATLNVLAKGLPASPGAASGSVVFDADEAERLGKAGQKVMLVRMETTPDDIHGIIAAQGILTSRGGMTSHAAVVARGMGKPCVCGCEAIKVDYNNKQFSVGSVVIKEGDHISIDGATGRVILGDVPMKDPELSPEYLAVLGWADELKRLDVRANADTPEDALKARQFGATGIGLTRTEHMFMAQDRLPFVQKMILAEDLEERLQALDHLLPMQESDFYGILKAMEGYPVCIRLLDPPLHEFLPSLEELLVETTELKTRGNDPVLLAQKEFLLKQVRKLHEFNPMLGHRGCRLGITYPEVYEMQMRAIFNAAARLTSEGFKVLPEVEIPLTISKAEMVFFKERIDRIAQEVMTQFGVTFHYTSGTMIELPRAALLADELAEAAEFFSFGTNDLTQTCLGFSRDDAEGKFLPHYLESKILKENPFVVLDRQGVGKLMQMAVEGGRKTRPDIVTGICGEHGGEPSSVEFCHQIGLDFVSCSPYRVPIARLAAAQAAVSDGENFGTR, encoded by the coding sequence GTGTCGAAATACGTTTACTTATTTAATGAGGGCAAAGCTGAAATGCGTTCACTGCTCGGCGGAAAAGGCGCCAATCTAGCCGAAATGACCAACATCGGTCTGCCTGTACCTCCGGGAATGACAGTAACCACCGAAACTTGCCGTGAATATTATCGCTTAGACCGCAAGCTGCCTGAAGGCTTAGAGGAAGAAGTTAAGCGTAATCTTGCTGTCATCGAAGCCGCAACCGGGAAAAAATTTGGCGATGCAGCCAATCCGTTATTAGTTTCCGTACGTTCCGGGGCAGTCTTCTCGATGCCTGGCATGATGGACACCATTTTAAACCTTGGCTTAAATGAAGAAACAGCCAAAGGCTTGGCTCACAACACCAATAATCTGCGCTTTGCTTATGATGCTTATCGCCGCTTTATCCAAATGTTCTCCGATGTCGTATTGGAAATTCCTAAGCACTCCTTTGAGCATCTGCTCGTAGAGCAAAAAGAAGCTCAGGGCGTTACTTATGACCAAGAGTTGTCTGCCGAATCACTCAGAATCATCATTGACAATTATAAAGCACTGGTACAAAAAGAAATTGGCCGTCCGTTCCCTGAAAACCCATTGGAACAATTGTTCATGGCGGTTGAAGCCGTTTTCCATTCCTGGAACAATGACCGAGCCATTATTTACCGCAACCTGAATAAGATTGACCATGAGCTGGGAACAGCGGTGAATATTCAATCCATGGTTTTCGGCAACATGGGCAATGACTGCGGAACAGGCGTAGCCTTTACCCGCAATCCATCAACTGGTGAAAGAGTACTCTATGGCGAATACTTGACCAACGCACAGGGTGAAGACGTTGTTGCCGGTATCCGCACACCTCAGCCAATCGCAAAATTACAGGCGGAAATGCCGGAAGTGTTTGAGCAATTTGCCCAAACAGCCGAAAAACTGGAAAAACACTACCGCAATATGCAGGATATTGAATTTACTATTGAAAAAGGCAAACTCTACATGCTGCAGACCCGTAACGGCAAACGGACAGCTCAAGCAGCGGTTAAAGTTGCACACGATATGTTTGTTGAAGGTCTTATCAGCCAGAAAGACGCCATTTTGATGGTTGAACCAGGTCAACTTGACCAATTGCTGCACCGTCAAATTGACAGCTCTGCAACCCTGAATGTCCTGGCAAAAGGCTTGCCGGCATCACCAGGAGCGGCTTCGGGTTCTGTCGTATTTGATGCGGACGAGGCTGAGCGGTTAGGCAAAGCCGGTCAGAAAGTCATGTTGGTGCGGATGGAAACCACGCCTGATGACATTCACGGCATCATTGCCGCTCAAGGCATATTAACCAGTCGCGGCGGAATGACCAGCCATGCTGCGGTTGTTGCGCGGGGTATGGGAAAACCGTGCGTGTGCGGTTGTGAGGCCATTAAAGTGGACTACAATAATAAACAGTTTTCAGTAGGCAGTGTTGTCATCAAAGAAGGCGATCATATCTCCATTGATGGCGCGACAGGCCGGGTTATCTTAGGCGACGTACCCATGAAAGATCCTGAGCTTTCACCAGAATATCTGGCCGTTCTTGGTTGGGCTGACGAATTGAAGCGACTGGATGTCCGCGCAAATGCCGATACTCCTGAAGATGCATTGAAAGCCCGTCAATTCGGTGCAACCGGCATTGGTTTGACGCGTACTGAGCATATGTTTATGGCGCAAGACCGTCTGCCCTTTGTTCAAAAAATGATTTTGGCTGAAGACCTGGAAGAACGCCTGCAAGCCTTAGACCACTTGCTGCCTATGCAGGAAAGTGACTTCTACGGCATTCTTAAAGCCATGGAAGGCTATCCAGTCTGCATTCGCCTGCTTGATCCGCCACTGCATGAGTTCCTGCCAAGCCTTGAAGAACTGCTTGTTGAAACCACTGAACTCAAAACCCGCGGCAACGACCCTGTCTTGCTTGCCCAAAAAGAGTTCTTGCTCAAACAAGTGCGTAAGCTTCATGAATTTAACCCCATGCTGGGCCATCGCGGCTGCCGTCTGGGTATTACTTATCCGGAAGTTTATGAAATGCAAATGCGCGCGATCTTTAATGCCGCTGCCCGCTTAACGTCCGAAGGCTTCAAAGTACTGCCGGAGGTAGAAATTCCGCTCACAATTAGCAAAGCTGAAATGGTGTTCTTTAAAGAGCGCATTGACCGCATTGCTCAGGAAGTCATGACCCAGTTCGGAGTGACCTTCCATTACACGTCAGGAACCATGATTGAACTGCCGCGTGCTGCCCTGCTGGCTGACGAGCTGGCAGAAGCTGCTGAGTTCTTTAGCTTTGGCACCAACGACCTGACCCAAACCTGCCTGGGCTTCAGCCGCGACGATGCCGAAGGAAAGTTCCTGCCTCATTATCTAGAATCAAAAATTCTTAAAGAAAATCCTTTCGTAGTATTAGATCGCCAGGGTGTCGGCAAATTGATGCAAATGGCGGTTGAAGGCGGCCGTAAAACCCGCCCAGACATTGTAACAGGAATCTGCGGTGAACATGGCGGTGAACCGAGTTCAGTTGAGTTCTGCCATCAAATTGGTCTGGATTTTGTTAGCTGCTCGCCATACCGGGTTCCTATTGCTCGTTTAGCGGCCGCACAAGCTGCTGTCAGTGACGGCGAAAACTTTGGCACACGATAG